One Microbacterium trichothecenolyticum DNA window includes the following coding sequences:
- the hxlA gene encoding 3-hexulose-6-phosphate synthase: MKLQFAIDTLSTEAALDLAAAAAPHVDILELGTPLIKSEGLSAITAIKQAHPDKVVFADLKTMDAGELEADIAFTAGADLVTVLGSAGDSTIAGAVKAAKKHGKGVVVDLIGVADKPARAKEVVALGAEFVEMHAGLDEQAEEGFTFGTLLRDGEASGVPFSVAGGVNASSIADVQKSGAQIAVAGSAIYSAPDVGAAAAALRAAIS, translated from the coding sequence ACCTCGCCGCCGCCGCGGCGCCGCACGTCGACATCCTCGAGCTCGGCACGCCCCTGATCAAGAGCGAGGGCCTCTCGGCCATCACCGCGATCAAGCAGGCGCACCCCGACAAGGTCGTCTTCGCCGACCTGAAGACGATGGATGCCGGTGAGCTCGAGGCCGACATCGCCTTCACCGCCGGCGCCGACCTCGTCACCGTCCTCGGCTCCGCCGGCGACAGCACCATCGCCGGTGCGGTCAAGGCCGCCAAGAAGCACGGCAAGGGTGTCGTCGTCGACCTCATCGGCGTCGCCGACAAGCCGGCCCGCGCCAAGGAGGTCGTCGCGCTCGGTGCCGAGTTCGTGGAGATGCACGCCGGCCTCGACGAGCAGGCCGAGGAGGGCTTCACCTTCGGCACGCTGCTGCGCGACGGCGAGGCCTCGGGTGTGCCGTTCTCGGTCGCCGGTGGCGTGAACGCCTCGAGCATCGCCGACGTGCAGAAGTCGGGCGCCCAGATCGCCGTCGCCGGAAGCGCCATCTACAGCGCCCCCGACGTGGGTGCCGCCGCTGCCGCACTGCGCGCCGCGATCTCCTGA